A window of Sphingomonas adhaesiva contains these coding sequences:
- a CDS encoding transglutaminase-like cysteine peptidase, which translates to MKNASRLSLSRVAVLMTAAALTVAAEARADDLPADGAGRAMSALEAVVSRQGGAPARVAAVTTPPRGSWRAGASDRYGLASVPFATVNRDAPDVFGSTSLRVGRTPLDQRWQRVSVGAARALDASARRFVASIRHLDRRAQVDAVNGWVNARVTFRSDREGHDIWADAAQTLRTGRGDCEDYAIAKMQLLRALGHPATSLYFVVAQDLVRRQGHAVLVVRHQGTMLMLDSSSDRIQDATRRADYRPILSFSADRAWIHGYAGEGIATRMASTGNPDPGVSL; encoded by the coding sequence ATGAAGAACGCGAGCCGCCTCTCCCTTTCGCGAGTCGCCGTCCTGATGACGGCGGCGGCGCTGACCGTCGCGGCCGAGGCCCGCGCCGACGATCTCCCGGCCGATGGTGCCGGACGCGCGATGTCCGCGCTGGAGGCGGTCGTGTCGCGACAGGGCGGCGCCCCCGCCCGCGTCGCCGCCGTGACGACGCCGCCGCGCGGTTCGTGGCGGGCCGGCGCGTCCGATCGTTACGGCCTAGCGTCGGTTCCTTTCGCGACCGTTAACCGCGACGCGCCCGATGTGTTCGGGTCCACCTCGCTGCGGGTCGGACGCACCCCGCTCGACCAGCGGTGGCAGCGGGTGTCGGTGGGCGCGGCGCGGGCGCTGGACGCCTCCGCCCGCCGCTTCGTCGCCTCGATCCGCCATCTCGACCGGCGCGCGCAGGTCGATGCGGTCAACGGCTGGGTGAACGCGCGCGTCACCTTCCGGTCCGACCGCGAGGGTCACGACATATGGGCCGATGCCGCGCAGACGCTGCGCACCGGCCGCGGCGATTGCGAGGATTATGCGATCGCGAAGATGCAGCTGCTGCGCGCGCTGGGCCATCCCGCCACCAGCCTGTATTTCGTGGTGGCGCAGGATCTGGTCCGGCGGCAGGGTCACGCCGTCCTGGTCGTCCGCCACCAGGGCACGATGCTGATGCTCGACAGCAGCAGCGACCGCATCCAGGACGCGACCCGCCGCGCCGATTACCGGCCGATCCTGTCCTTCTCGGCGGACCGGGCATGGATCCACGGCTATGCCGGCGAGGGAATCGCGACGCGAATGGCCAGCACGGGGAACCCCGACCCGGGTGTGTCATTATGA